A stretch of the Asticcacaulis sp. ZE23SCel15 genome encodes the following:
- a CDS encoding DUF418 domain-containing protein has protein sequence MSEQPAPVARNEAVDVLRAFAIFGVFAVHIADQFELYYAHMTPDPLTGFVLTYIMGKSFSLLALCFGLSFFVLMDREAHKGGDFSGRFAWRMAVLAIIGVVHGALYRGDVLTVLAPIGLVLIPFHRVRQNGILIAIAAILILQPFIFYQTLSAVSGADWANAKPNFWNGGSFDAYQHGTFIDVIRYNLFEGQYPKWWFFLETGRVAQIAGLFLIGMVLGRIGFFDQPQRYATARRIWLVVLAALSVALIIYKPALIALAPTAHSPVMAGALSNMILSGWTDLTLMGVYVLVILELFYGFAGSGLRVLVPAGRMTLSLYVFQAVVWVPVYYGFGLGGWAWLTPPTAMLWGAAFFVAEVIFAQLWLKRFYYGPLEWVWRAATQMSVMVPFRRALTQGKI, from the coding sequence ATGTCAGAACAACCTGCGCCCGTCGCGCGCAACGAAGCGGTCGATGTCTTGCGCGCCTTTGCCATTTTCGGCGTCTTTGCGGTTCACATTGCCGATCAGTTCGAGCTTTATTACGCCCATATGACGCCCGACCCCCTGACCGGGTTTGTGCTGACCTACATCATGGGTAAGTCGTTTTCGCTGCTGGCCCTGTGTTTTGGTTTAAGCTTTTTTGTCCTGATGGACCGCGAAGCGCATAAGGGCGGGGATTTTTCCGGCCGGTTTGCCTGGCGCATGGCCGTGCTGGCAATCATCGGCGTGGTGCATGGGGCGCTGTACCGGGGCGATGTGCTGACAGTTTTAGCCCCGATCGGGCTGGTGCTGATCCCGTTTCATCGGGTGCGCCAGAACGGGATACTGATTGCCATCGCCGCCATACTGATCCTGCAGCCGTTTATTTTCTATCAGACACTCAGCGCCGTAAGCGGTGCCGACTGGGCCAATGCCAAGCCCAACTTCTGGAATGGCGGCAGTTTTGACGCCTATCAGCATGGGACGTTTATCGATGTCATCCGCTACAACCTGTTTGAAGGTCAGTACCCAAAATGGTGGTTTTTCCTTGAAACCGGGCGGGTGGCGCAAATCGCGGGCCTGTTCCTGATTGGCATGGTTCTGGGCCGCATCGGCTTTTTCGATCAGCCGCAGAGGTATGCGACGGCGCGGCGTATATGGCTGGTGGTTTTGGCCGCCCTGTCTGTGGCGCTCATCATTTATAAACCGGCGCTAATCGCGCTGGCCCCGACCGCGCATAGCCCGGTTATGGCTGGGGCCCTGTCGAATATGATATTAAGCGGGTGGACAGACCTGACGCTGATGGGCGTTTACGTGCTGGTGATCCTTGAGCTGTTTTACGGGTTCGCAGGGTCAGGCTTGCGCGTTCTTGTCCCCGCCGGACGCATGACCTTAAGTCTTTATGTGTTTCAGGCCGTGGTGTGGGTGCCGGTCTATTATGGCTTCGGCCTGGGCGGGTGGGCATGGCTGACACCGCCGACGGCCATGCTGTGGGGTGCAGCCTTCTTTGTGGCCGAAGTCATCTTCGCCCAGCTGTGGCTTAAGCGCTTCTATTACGGCCCGCTGGAATGGGTCTGGCGCGCGGCGACCCAGATGAGTGTTATGGTGCCGTTTCGGCGCGCACTAACACAGGGTAAAATATGA